A section of the Saccopteryx leptura isolate mSacLep1 chromosome 4, mSacLep1_pri_phased_curated, whole genome shotgun sequence genome encodes:
- the ACTL6B gene encoding actin-like protein 6B isoform X2: protein MSGGVYGGDEVGALVFDIGSFSVRAGYAGEDCPKADFPTTVGLLAAEEGGGLELEGEKEKKGKIFHIDTNALHVPRDGAEVMSPLKNGMIEDWECFRAILDHTYSKHVKSEPNLHPVLMSEAPWNTRAKREKLTELMFEQYNIPAFFLCKTAVLTAFANGRSTGLVLDSGATHTTAIPVHDGYVLQQGIVKSPLAGDFISMQCRELFQEMAIDIIPPYMIAAKEPVREGAPPNWKKKEKLPQVSKSWHNYMCNEVIQDFQASVLQVSDSPYDEQVAAQMPTVHYEMPNGYNTDYGAERLRIPEGLFDPSNVKGLSGNTMLGVGHVVTTSIGMCDIDIRPSMRLKLIASNSTMERKFSPWIGGSILASLGTFQQMWISKQEYEEGGKQCVERKCP, encoded by the exons ATGAGCGGGGGCGTCTACGGCGGAG ATGAGGTGGGGGCGCTGGTCTTTGACATTGGCTCCTTCTCAGTCCGCGCTGGGTACGCTGGGGAGGACTGCCCCAAG GCTGACTTCCCTACCACAGTGGGGCTGCTGGCCGCAGAGGAGGGGGGCGGGCTGGAgttggagggggagaaagagaagaaagggaagatcTTTCACATCGACACCAACGCCCTGCATGTGCCTCGGGATGGAGCAGAGGTCATGTCACCCCTCAAAAATGGCATGA TCGAGGACTGGGAGTGCTTCCGAGCCATCCTGGATCACACCTACAGCAAACACGTCAAGTCTGAGCCAAACCTGCACCCAGTACTCATGTCTGAGGCCCCG TGGAACACACGGGCTAAGCGGGAGAAGCTGACAGAGCTGATGTTCGAGCAGTACAACATTCCTGCCTTCTTCTTATGCAAGACAGCTGTGCTCACCGC CTTTGCAAATGGACGCTCCACAGGCCTGGTTCTGGACAGTGGGGCCACCCACACCACGGCCATTCCAGTGCATGATGGCTACGTCCTACAGCAAG GCATCGTCAAGTCACCTCTGGCAGGGGACTTCATCTCCATGCAGTGCCGGGAGCTCTTTCAGGAAATGGCTATTGACATTATCCCACCTTATATGATTGCAGCCAAG GAGCCCGTGCGGGAGGGCGCCCCACCAAactggaagaagaaggagaagctaCCCCAGGTTTCCAAGTCTTGGCATAACTACATGTGCAAT GAGGTGATCCAGGACTTCCAGGCTTCTGTGCTGCAGGTCTCAGACTCTCCCTATGATGAGCA GGTGGCTGCGCAAATGCCCACAGTGCATTATGAGATGCCGAATGGCTACAACACAGACTACGGCGCTGAGCGGCTCCGCATCCCTGAGGGACTGTTTGATCCCTCCAATGTCAAG GGCCTCTCAGGGAACACCATGTTAGGTGTGGGCCATGTGGTGACCACGAGCATCGGCATGTGTGACATTGACATTCGCCCG AGCATGCGACTGAAACTCATCGCCAGCAACAGCACCATGGAGCGCAAGTTCAGCCCTTGGATTGGAGGCTCTATCCTGGCCTCACTG GGCACTTTCCAGCAGATGTGGATCTCCAAGCAGGAATACGAAGAAGGCGGGAAACAGTGCGTGGAGCGGAAGTGCCCTTGa
- the ACTL6B gene encoding actin-like protein 6B isoform X1 produces the protein MSGGVYGGDEVGALVFDIGSFSVRAGYAGEDCPKADFPTTVGLLAAEEGGGLELEGEKEKKGKIFHIDTNALHVPRDGAEVMSPLKNGMIEDWECFRAILDHTYSKHVKSEPNLHPVLMSEAPWNTRAKREKLTELMFEQYNIPAFFLCKTAVLTAFANGRSTGLVLDSGATHTTAIPVHDGYVLQQGIVKSPLAGDFISMQCRELFQEMAIDIIPPYMIAAKEPVREGAPPNWKKKEKLPQVSKSWHNYMCNEVIQDFQASVLQVSDSPYDEQVAAQMPTVHYEMPNGYNTDYGAERLRIPEGLFDPSNVKGLSGNTMLGVGHVVTTSIGMCDIDIRPGLYGSVIVTGGNTLLQGFTDRLNRELSQKTPPSMRLKLIASNSTMERKFSPWIGGSILASLGTFQQMWISKQEYEEGGKQCVERKCP, from the exons ATGAGCGGGGGCGTCTACGGCGGAG ATGAGGTGGGGGCGCTGGTCTTTGACATTGGCTCCTTCTCAGTCCGCGCTGGGTACGCTGGGGAGGACTGCCCCAAG GCTGACTTCCCTACCACAGTGGGGCTGCTGGCCGCAGAGGAGGGGGGCGGGCTGGAgttggagggggagaaagagaagaaagggaagatcTTTCACATCGACACCAACGCCCTGCATGTGCCTCGGGATGGAGCAGAGGTCATGTCACCCCTCAAAAATGGCATGA TCGAGGACTGGGAGTGCTTCCGAGCCATCCTGGATCACACCTACAGCAAACACGTCAAGTCTGAGCCAAACCTGCACCCAGTACTCATGTCTGAGGCCCCG TGGAACACACGGGCTAAGCGGGAGAAGCTGACAGAGCTGATGTTCGAGCAGTACAACATTCCTGCCTTCTTCTTATGCAAGACAGCTGTGCTCACCGC CTTTGCAAATGGACGCTCCACAGGCCTGGTTCTGGACAGTGGGGCCACCCACACCACGGCCATTCCAGTGCATGATGGCTACGTCCTACAGCAAG GCATCGTCAAGTCACCTCTGGCAGGGGACTTCATCTCCATGCAGTGCCGGGAGCTCTTTCAGGAAATGGCTATTGACATTATCCCACCTTATATGATTGCAGCCAAG GAGCCCGTGCGGGAGGGCGCCCCACCAAactggaagaagaaggagaagctaCCCCAGGTTTCCAAGTCTTGGCATAACTACATGTGCAAT GAGGTGATCCAGGACTTCCAGGCTTCTGTGCTGCAGGTCTCAGACTCTCCCTATGATGAGCA GGTGGCTGCGCAAATGCCCACAGTGCATTATGAGATGCCGAATGGCTACAACACAGACTACGGCGCTGAGCGGCTCCGCATCCCTGAGGGACTGTTTGATCCCTCCAATGTCAAG GGCCTCTCAGGGAACACCATGTTAGGTGTGGGCCATGTGGTGACCACGAGCATCGGCATGTGTGACATTGACATTCGCCCG ggCCTATATGGCAGTGTCATTGTCACTGGTGGGAACACACTGCTTCAGGGCTTCACTGACAGGCTCAATCGAGAGCTTTCCCAGAAGACCCCACCG AGCATGCGACTGAAACTCATCGCCAGCAACAGCACCATGGAGCGCAAGTTCAGCCCTTGGATTGGAGGCTCTATCCTGGCCTCACTG GGCACTTTCCAGCAGATGTGGATCTCCAAGCAGGAATACGAAGAAGGCGGGAAACAGTGCGTGGAGCGGAAGTGCCCTTGa